In the Neospora caninum Liverpool complete genome, chromosome Ia genome, one interval contains:
- a CDS encoding putative DEAD/DEAH box helicase, translated as MRDGDRPRLGRGMSDPMASLEGAAAFAGKLKPTKEECLAEEHEGRVASKTDAVGTVNDAAGAEKSRDDLRDAGPEGKSAGRGDGALGDEEFYAEGVAAVSMVEEDELEAPLRMLSWWAALLPQTRGEVMTELGGSYLFFVHGDSLILHLLRKNYVDLDVEQGIQPLLYIHLIEKQLLSLVSAGAIFHLVFFRVFEDVAVGDSRDAVPAMFLLIREQLLLYLSVMKIDFTVVDDWFSGDWRSLMKRKHPTFLLIDDIHFSPEETGDTEDEEEEEEEEEEEEEEGTGESARRALWKLPGGMPTEVVALQEEARKNVGNRGRAWVSYLLQSLMLSSLSRNLHVALMHDCVYKKTKAYCLAIAPTVAGALWVQLERRRKADEERRKEAAEAEDRDLAENRSGGAEAETERADKQGEKQDAIEEFHARELMLRALEVYGGLLLPEKDEEEIEKEKEEEKQLLEEVRKLGEGGGLRQLLAEKFCVFLRAIAAEEDDGEDEEDEGKEQIKQFLAIGKMFLMTATVMGELSIRERSHYTVSSKAPFITEYLYAPLKLYTTEATKTLRQLRSLYTSSTEIAEELQKSILIPEEIADFFDGKLFFTVMAYACDFARTSSDWSLPASFFGLTARGVEILDGSWQAVVASHPSAVPLFLQPLFPIDLQPLASQLEALPLPLADAPEQDEAEDVEPSAHLLALHNSFLRKFRAAGPEGALPHAPATSLETSAELRRRELKIRREGDSEEAERESESDQEREELIDRVEEAANDTFTEPPPDGALDFAKLQMCYLNSQEYTPPERELQKMEHMNGEQKRKHLDMLERKRKQQLQVTIRRKAKSLCPYPLHLPISGAYDDSHPWIKIDQEAQEREEAERAADGRGAPKGKKTEKDKKAKPTAAKAGKEETKPLKKADLIRMKNAGVQQKKVQNLDAERLADLEKRVEALCAEYNALSSRSSLQSSFSYAGCTYSLSAANLLALLLDVLVGPSRRMSLILGFPYVTQLLKMRDAQRSFIMKVQKLATDAFSGFRKECIDSKAHFAEMQKLFNALFRINVEAFRMFKGELEGKEIEDIQRSLFSLGFNQAAERLFEEWKVERLAYLDALKEQEVEKTEQQMLLAGGGKGGKGKEKKGKDKADAKKGKGANAAAESKAKKESLAALDVHRVSRAMLFDFRVKKGSVRLLDLIDRRESVFVTAPTSSGKTFICFYAMELVLRCPMRGEKAIDNDAVIVYVSPSKALADQVYAEVHGRFSSKTYSASGSRKYLAANFVERQNSEPPLNAQVIVTLPHILEMLLMSGAFARWNLNLRYVILDEIHCISEEEGGSQWERLVKLLPCPFLAMSATVGNPDSFLHWMRSANPSTPITHIDYKERFSDLHMVLYHEKKLLPLNPVCSVHYDKVKLGGLASDFYVPPNDGLNVYLLIRSLLGEKHPFSEQFFPEFYFEGCSAITKKQYRWYWNTLRQALVDLVQREEMSGEQFAEFQQALQDDPATSWTKQLAFFENVETPMAGAIAKALTAGRTEAKKAEARKTDEKDEKSNYLESVMEETEFWKAYLDPDNLIALCRQLDAAELLPCLIFNFHRQEIRQMVLSMTKRLKQLQLDKYYGTEEAAYRTRLANKKRMEQYQAALAQREMEEKMRGLSWQQREAQGLGKNETGSLEDEGVPPPPIDIAEEIDPEFSFASLKAMGTNFDDIKDIIERVKRRAVSATDRLLVEALRRGIGVYDNGLPKAFREAVDILFRIGYLRICICSNALALGMNMPCRTSVFAGDSFMLTPTMFKQSGGRAGRRGYDAAGYILFWEVPFSKINRLLEARLPIFGGDFPVSPMLTLRTLRYHEQLERLAVEGDVLNAATVEKWEAALLRLYLYPLFAVSKDNTRPSVAYEENLRLYVRFQFRFMTDLLQRLGLLHDGRIEDGFGHGISVWGHMVELSYQQETAGFLLHFLLFSGLLEERLAELKSEKAREALLLHFLATCICQQTVTSGQLLRHKLRHERTMAHVRQESGFQRGALVVTEKTAHDVPQFRPFMALLPDEMEQAIQAYNEMAFLTSVRCLRAAGTLLANRESNASAEVEVPFSHTSFPREKKDREESEKRTGSKDRCVNREASEFFTLYQRLIRSGKIRSPFTAICCRSDSDFKSLAELQDCVGPSTPFYPETMSAELPCAYTWMRYWDPKQKREVKAKVRNQNQYLMDLRVTGTFKHVTRYDEISPGKIWFLIHNFVDTLLYLKRTPPQCVEKNPVSHSVIVSLHQAMNEIFEKESK; from the exons AtgcgagacggagaccggCCCCGCCTCGGGCGCGGCATGAGTGACCCGATGGCGTCGCTCGAAGGTGCCGCGGCGTTCGCCGGCAAGCTGAAGCCGACGAAGGAGGAGTGCCTAGCCGAAGAGCACGAAGGCCGCGTGGCGAGCAAGACAGACGCGGTCGGAACAGTGAACGACGCTGCAGGCGCcgaaaagagcagagacgatTTGCGCGACGCCGGCCCTGAAGGCAAAAGCGCcggccgaggcgacggcgccctCGGCGATGAGGAATTCTACGCGGAAGGCGTAGCGGCAGTCAGCATGGTGGAGGAGGACGAGctcgaggcgccgctgcgcatGCTGAGTTGGTGGGCGGCGTTGCTCCCGCAGACCCGCGGGGAGGTGATGACCGAGTTGGGCGGCAGCTACCTGTTCTTCGTCCACGGCGACTCGCTCATCCTCCATCTCTTACGGAAGAACTACGTGGACCTGGACGTCGAGCAAGGCATTCAGCCGCTGCTATACATCCACTTGATCGAGAAGCAGCTCCTGTCGCTCGTCTCCGCGGGCGCGATTTTCcacctcgtcttcttccgcgtctttgaAGACGTCGCGGTGGGCGACTCCCGCGACGCCGTCCCCGCGATGTTTCTCCTGATCCGCGAGCAGCTCCTCCTCTACTTGAGCGTCATGAAGATCGACTTCACCGTCGTCGACGACTGGTTTTCAGGCGACTGGCGCAGCCTCATGAAACGGAAACACCCCACCTTCCTCCTCATCGACGACATCCACTTCTCGCCCGAGGAAACGGGCGacacagaggacgaagaagaggaagaggaggaggaagaggaagaggaggaagaggggacgGGGGAGAGTGCGCGCCGGGCGCTGTGGAAGCTGCCCGGAGGGATGCCGACGGAGGTCGTTGCGCtgcaggaagaggcgaggaagaatgTGGGAAACCGCGGTCGGGCCTGGGTCTCGTACCTGCTTCAGTCGCTCATGCTCTCGTCGTTGTCGCGCAATTTGCATGTGGCGCTCATGCACGACTGCGTCTACAAGAAGACCAAGGCGTACTGCCTAGCCATTGCGCCCACCGTCGCCGGCGCGCTCTGGGTCcagctggagaggagacgcaaggccgacgaagagagacggaaggaggCAGCCGAGGCCGAAGACAGAGACCTCGCAGAGAACCGTTCGggcggcgcggaggcggagaccgagagagcggacaagcaaggcgagaaacaagaCGCCATCGAGGAGTTCCACGCTCGCGAGCTCATGTTGCGGGCTCTCGAGGTGTACGGCGGCCTGCTGCTGCCcgaaaaggacgaggaagagatcgagaaggagaaggaggaagaaaagcagcTGCTCGAGGAGGTCCGAAAGctcggcgagggcggcgggcTGCGACAGCTGCTGGCGGAAAAattctgcgtctttttgcgCGCCATCGCtgcagaagaggacgacggagaggacgaggaagacgaaggcaaaGAGCAAATCAAACAGTTCCTCGCCATCGGGAAAATGTTCCTCATGACTGCGACGGTCATGGGCGAACTGTCTATCCGCGAAAG GAGTCACTACACCGTGTCCTCGAAGGCGCCGTTCATCACTGAGTACCTCTACGCGCCGCTGAAGTTGTACACCACCGAGGCCACCAAGACGCTTCGGCAGCTCCGTTCTCTGTACACCTCGTCGACC GAGATCGCAGAGGAGCTGCAGAAATCGATCCTCATTCCCGAGGAAATCGCGGACTTCTTCGACGGGAAACTGTTCTTCACAGTCATGGCTTACGCGTGCGACTTCGCTCGAACCTCCTCAGACTG GAGTTTGCCGGCGTCCTTCTTTGGGTTGACGGCGAGGGGCGTTGAGATTCTGGACGGGTCCTGGCAAGCCGTCGTTGCGTCACATCCGTCCGCAGTTCCGCTGTTTCTCCAACCGCTCTTCCCGATCGATTTGCAGCCTCTCGCATCTCAGCTGGAGGCGCTGCCTTTGCCCCTCGCCGACGCGCCTGAgcaggacgaggcggaggacgTGGAGCCTTCCGCTCATCTGCTGGCGCTCCACAACAGTTTCCTGCGGAAGTTCCGCGCTGCGGGGCCCGAGGGCGCCTTGCCGCATGCGCCGGCGACCTCGCTGGAGACTTCCGCGGAGCTGCGCAGGCGCGAACTGAAGAtccgcagagaaggcgacagtgaagaggccgagcgagAATCCGAAAGCGAtcaagaacgcgaagaactGATTGACCGGGTTGAAGAAGCTGCAAACGACACGTTCACGGAGCCGCCCCCCGACGGGGCCCTCGACTTCGCAAAACTG CAAATGTGCTACCTGAACAGCCAGGAGTACACGCCGCCGGAGCGCGAACTCCAGAAGATGGAGCACATGAACGGCGAACAGAAGCGGAAGCACCTGGACATGCTGGAGCGTAAACG aaagcagcagctgcaggtgACCATTCGGCGTAAGGCGAAGAGTCTGTGCCCGTACCCGCTGCATCTGCCGATTTCGGGGGCGTACGACGACAGTCATCCGTGGATCAAGATCGACCAGGAAGcgcaggagcgagaggaggcggagcgcgCCGCAGACGGGCGCGGCGCGCCAAAAGGCAAGAAGACCGAAAAGGACAAAAAGGCCAAGCCGACAGCTGCGAAGGcggggaaggaggagacgaagccgcTCAAGAAAGCCGACTTGATTCGCATGAAAAACGCAGGCGTCCAGCAGAAAAAGGTCCAAAACCTCGACGCGGAACGTCTCGCCGACCTCGAAAAAAGG GTGGAGGCGCTCTGCGCGGAGTACAATGCGCTGTCGAGCCGCTCGTCGCTgcagtcttctttctcctaCGCaggctgtacgtacagcctGAGCGCAGCGAACCTTTTGGCGCTGCTCCTCGACGTCCTAGTGGGTCCGAGTCGCCGCATGTCGCTGATTCTCGGCTTCCCGTACGTCACGCAGCTCCTCAAGATGCGCGACGCGCAGCGAAGCTTCATTATGAAAGTGCAGAAACTCGCCACAGACGCCTTCTCCGGCTTCCGCAAAGAGTGCATCGATTCCAA AGCGCATTTTGCAGAGATGCAGAAGCTGTTTAATGCCTTGTTCCGCATTAACGTGGAGGCCTTCCGGATGTTCAAGGGAGAGCTCGAGGGGAAGGAAATCGAGGACATCCAGcggtcgctcttctccctcggaTTCAACCAGGCGGCGGAGCGCCTCTTCGAGGAATGGAAGGTGGAACGCCTGGCCTACCTGGACGCGTTGAAGGAGCAGGAAGTCGAGAAAACAGAGCAGCAGATGCTTCTTGCTGgcggagggaaaggcggaaaaggcaaggagaagaaaggaaag GACAAGGCtgacgcgaagaaagggaaaggcgcaaATGCGGCTGCGGAGagcaaagcgaagaaagagagtcTTGCAGCTCTGGATGTAcaccgcgtctctcgggcCATGCTCTTCGATTTCCGCGTCAAGAAGGGATCT GTGCGCCTTCTGGACCTCATCGATCGCCGCGAAAGCGTCTTCGTCACAGCCCCCACCTCCAGTGGGAAAACCTTCATTTGCTTCTACGCCATGGAACTCGTCCTCCGCTGCCCCATGCGGGGCGAAAAGGCCATCGACAACGATGCCGTCATCGTCTACGTCTCCCCCAGCAAAGCCCTTGCTGATcag GTTTACGCCGAAGTTCATGGGCGTTTCTCGAGCAAGACTTACTCCGCAAGCGGATCGAGGAAATACCTCGCTGCAAACTTTGTCGAGCGCCAAAACTCAGAACCTCCTCTTAACGCCCAA gtCATCGTGACGCTCCCTCACATTTTGGAGATGCTGCTGATGAGCGGCGCGTTTGCGCGGTGGAACTTGAATCTGCGCTACGTCATCCTCGACGAAATCCACTGCAtcagcgaagaagaaggaggctCTCAGTGGGAACGTCTCGTTAagcttcttccctgtcccTTCCTAGCCATGTCGGCGACG GTGGGAAATCCTGATTCCTTTTTGCACTGGATGCGGTCGGCGAATCCGAGCACGCCCATCACACACATTGACTACAAGGAGCGTTTCTCGGATCTTCACATGGTTCTCTAccacgagaagaaactccTGCCTCTGAACCCGGTTTGCTCCGTCCACTACGACAAG GTGAAACTTGGAGGTCTTGCCAGCGACTTTTACGTCCCGCCTAACGACGGCTTGAACGTGTATTTGTTgattcgctctctgctcggGGAGAAACATCCCTTCTCGGAGCAGTTCTTCCCTGAATTCTACTTTGAAGGCTGCTCGGCCATCACGAAGAAACAGTACAG ATGGTACTGGAACACCCTTCGCCAAGCCCTCGTGGACCtcgtgcagagagaagaaatgagCGGCGAGCAGTTTGCGGAGTTccagcaggcgctgcaggaTGATCCAGCGACGTCGTGGACAAAGCAACTTGCGTTCTTCGAGAACGTCGAGACGCCCATGGCTGGTGCAATCGCCAAGGCCCTCACCGCCGGAAGGACCGAGGCCAAGAAGGCCGAGGCCaggaaaacagacgaaaaggacgaaaaatCCAACTACCTGGAATCGGTGATGGAGGAAACGGAGTTCTGGAAAGCGTACCTCGACCCCGAT AACTTGATTGCGCTCTGCCGACAGCTCGACGCGGCGGAGTTGCTGCCTTGTCTAATTTTCAATTTCCACCGGCAAGAAATTCGTCAGATGGTTTTGTCCATGACGAAGCGTCTGAAGCAGCTTCAGCTGGACAAGTACTACGGTACCGAAGAGGCTGCCTACCGCACGCGTCTGGCCAACAAGAAGCGCATGGAACAGTATCAG GCGGCTCTGGCGCAAAGAGAGATGGAGGAAAAGATGCGCGGTCTGTCGTGGCAACAGCGTGAGGCTCAGGGCTTGggaaagaacgagacaggATCCCTGGAGGACGAAGGCGTCCCCCCGCCACCCATCGACATTGCCGAGGAAATCGATCCGGAAttctccttcgcgtctctgaAGGCGATGGGCACCAACTTCGACGACATTAAAGACATCATTGAACGCGTGAAAC GTCGGGCAGTTTCGGCGACGGATCGTCTGTTGgtggaggcgctgcggcgaGGCATCGGCGTGTACGACAACGGTTTGCCGAAGGCGTTCAGAGAAGCCGTGGACATTCTTTTCCGGATTGGGTACTTGCGCATTTGCATTTGCAGCAACGCGCTCGCTCTCGGGATGAACATGCCGTGCCGAACGTCGGTCTTTGCCGGCGACTCCTTCATGCTAACTCCCACAATGTTTAAACAG TCGGGCGGTCGTGCCGGCCGTCGTGGATACGATGCGGCAGGGTACATTCTTTTCTGGGAAGTTCCCTTCAGCAAAATCAATCGACTCCTCGAAGCGCGCCTCCCGATCTTTGGTGGAGacttccccgtctctccgaTGCTCA CTCTCCGAACGCTCCGCTACCACGAGCAACTGGAGAGGCTGGCTGTGGAAGGAGACGTCCTCAATGCGGCGACGGTAGAGAAGTGGGAGGCGGCGCTCTTGCGTCTGTATCTGTATCCTCTCTTCGCGGTGTCGAAGGACAACACGCGGCCGAGCGTGGCGTACGAGGAGAATCTGCGCCTCTACGTCAGGTTCCAGTTCAG GTTTATGACGGACTTGTTGCAGCGCCTGGGCCTCTTGCACGACGGCCGCATCGAGGACGGCTTCGGCCACGGCATCAGTGTGTGGGGTCATATGGTCGAGTTGAGTTATCAGCAAGAGACGGCaggttttcttctgcattttcttctcttctcag GCCTCCTTGAGGAACGCCTAGCGGAGCtgaagagcgaaaaggcgcgcgaggcgctcctGCTGCACTTCCTGGCCACATGCATTTGCCAGCAGACCGTTACCTCAGGTCAGTTGCTGCGTCACAAGTTGCGCCACGAAAGAACGATGGCGCATGTCCGACAAGAGTCCGGCTTCCAGAGGGGAGCGCTGGTCgtgacagagaaaacggcgcaCGACGTTCCCCAGTTCCGGCCGTTCATGGCCCTTCTCCCCGATGAGATGGAGCAGGCGATCCAAGCGTACAACGAAATG gcCTTCCTGACTTCTGTGCGGTGCTTGCGAGCTGCGGGGACTCTCTTGGCGAACCGGGAATCGAACGCGTCTGCCGAAGTCGAGGTACCGTTCTCCCACACATCCTTCcctcgcgagaagaaggacagggaGGAGTCGGAGAAGCGCACGGGAAGCAAGGACCGATGCGTGAACCGCGAGGCGTCTGAGTTCTTTACGCTGTATCAACGGCTGATCCGAAGCGGCAAGATTCGCTCGCCATTCACAGCCATCTGTTGCCGGTCCGACTCAGATTTCAAGTCTCTCGCAGAACTGCAGGACTGCGTTGGACCGTCCACGCCGTTCTATCCGGAAACGATGAGTGCAGAACTGCCGTGCGCCTACACCTGGATGCGCTACTGGGATCCGAAGCAAAAACGCGAAGTCAAGGCCAAAGTGCGCAATCAGAACCAGTACTTGATGGATCTTCGTGTCACTGGCACGTTCAAGCATGTGACGCGTTATGACGAAATCAGCCCCGGAAAGATCTGGTTTTTGATCCACAATTTCGTGGATACACTTCTCTACCTGAAG CGCACTCCACCGCAATGCGTCGAAAAGAATCCTGTGTCCCACTCGGTCATTGTGAGCCTGCACCAGGCGATGAACGAAATCttcgagaaagaaagcaagtAA
- a CDS encoding ubiquitin carboxyl-terminal hydrolase, related, with protein MSSTSSSPPTASMGSPSASSVPPKREHPQENSLGETLGAAKQRTAAPPPSSAAAVSAPQTKQLRRTCPYLGTIKRHLLDFDFEKVCCICLSNQHVYACLVCARYFQGRGKNTYAYMHALQEQHYVYLNLKDCRVYCLPENYEVKDASLDDIIYNLHPTYSTEDVAQLSTRIIYGKALDGADYIPGCVGLNNLKRTDFCNAIIQSLCAVIPLRNWLLLLDLSHVQNYDPVLQTLGELMRKIFNARNFKGIVSPHEFLQAVGVASKKKFRIGEQADPLQFFCWLMARVHQSAKHKKVNSNVVNDCFQGEVEVRTTTAEGEATGQPPSVSRIPFLFLTLDLPQAPIFKDSLDRNMIPHIPIFDLLQKFNGEQIQETTPGTLKRYSLWRLPKYLVLHVKRFSKNNFYVEKNPTIVTFPVKHLDLRDYVHEDAPMELNPVTKYDLVANICHQGKPHDGQYKVHVLHAPTNEWFEIEDLRVTQVLPQFVALSESYVQVYQRQDVAPDGSIDQAAVEAALQELQKKEAKSAMVDDDEDIFAADSENEEEEGSETEGTKEEIETKEEPSN; from the exons ATGTCGtccacgtcttcctcgccgcccacAGCGTCGATGGGTAGTCCTTCGGCGTCTTCGGTGCCGCCGAAAAGAGAACACCCGCAGGAAAACTCCCTCGGAGAAACTCTCGGAGCTGCGAAGCAACGCACGGCTGCGCCGCCCCCCTCGTctgccgccgctgtctctgctcctcaGACGAAGCAGTTGCGGCGGACGTGTCCGTACTTGGGAACCATCAAGAGACACCTTCTGGACTTTGACTTCGAGAAAGTCTGCTGTATCTGTCTCTCTAATCAACATGTCTACGCATGTCTCGTCTGTGCGCGCTACTTCCAAG GTCGAGGCAAGAACACATATGCCtatatgcatgcgctccAGGAACAGCACTATGTGTACCTCAATCTGAAGGACTGCCGGGTGTACTGTCTTCCGGAGAACTACGAAGTGAAGGATGCGTCTCTGGACGACATCATT TACAATCTCCACCCGACCTACAGCACCGAGGATGTTGCGCAGTTGTCGACGAGGATCATCTACGGAAAGGCCCTGGACGGCGCAGATTATATCCCCGGATGCGTCGGTCTGAACAACCTGAAACGTACAGACTTTTGCAACGCCATCATTCAA TCCCTTTGCGCGGTCATCCCACTCCGGAACTGGTTGTTGctcctcgatctctctcACGTCCAAAACTACGACCCGGTGCTCCAGACGCTCGGCGAGTTGATGCGCAAGATTTTCAACGCGCGCAACTTCAAAGGCATTGTCTCGCCTCACGAGTTCCTACAG GCTGTGGGCGTCGCCAGCAAGAAGAAATTTCGGATTGGAGAGCAGGCGGACCCGCTTCAGTTCTTCTGCTGGCTGATGGCTCGCGTCCATCAGTCAGCCAAGCACAAGAAAGTCAACT cgaaTGTCGTAAACGACTGCTTCCAAGGGGAAGTGGAAGTTCGAACGACAAccgcggagggcgaggcgacggggcAGCCGCCTTCGGTTTCGCGGATACCCTTCCT ATTCCTCACTCTCGACCTACCCCAAGCTCCTATCTTCAAGGACTCTCTGGACAGGAATATGATTCCGCAC ATCCCGATTTTCGATCTCCTTCAGAAGTTCAATGGAGAGCAAATTCAG GAGACGACTCCAGGAACGCTGAAGCGGTACAGTTTGTGGCGGCTACCCAAGTACCTCGTGCTGCATGTGAAACGGTTCTCCAAGAACAACTTCTACGTCGAGAAGAATCCGACAATTGTCACCTTCCCCGTCAAGCACTTGGATCTCCGAGACT acgtaCACGAGGATGCGCCAATGGAGCTCAACCCGGTGACAAAGTACGACCTCGTCGCCAACATCTGCCACCAAGGAAAACCCCACGACGGCCAGTACAAGGTCCACGTCTTGCATGCG ccgACGAACGAGTGGTTCGAAATCGAAGACCTTCGTGTGACGCAGGTTCTGCCTCAGTTCGTGGCGCTCTCCG AGTCGTACGTGCAAGTTTACCAGCGTCAAGATGTCGCGCCGGACGGCTCTATTGATCAGGCTGCAGTCGAGGCAGCCCTTCAGGaactgcagaaaaaagaggcgaagagtgCCATGgtggacgacgacgaagacatCTTCGCGGCGGATTCAGAgaatgaagaggaggaagggtCTGAGACGGAAGGAACAAAGGAGGAAATAGAGACCAAGGAGGAACCCAGCAACTGA